Proteins encoded within one genomic window of Haladaptatus sp. QDMS2:
- a CDS encoding ATP-binding protein — translation MTSFQSTLGEGEGIAEELAQSQREISIAEFFEKNKHMLGFDSGARGLVTAVKEAVDNALDATEEAGILPDIYVEIAEVGDYYRLIIEDNGPGITGEQIPKVFGKLLYGSRFHKREQSLTPSQRILVNRDGTIEFIPIGVLCDAYLPQEGAETVPVSDDITVPSFTRDDHTLSWQPITHVIRHETTEQTYKITTEKGRTVEVTGNHSVFSVTKDGNTKEVKASELDASDTILAPRKLPRFGETVEEVNLLEHITREQLTGRNLYVYGFDEETLQELQTGDTVRRKPSSDSSRKRYYYQYNGVEILKDSLDQNYIRKGYLPAEKVLELGWEHRASDCELKTYKVGGKETTIPVTISVDDAFVELLAYYISEGHVGPRQVGFTFGSHESELIQRTERAVAGLTGSATTVERERNSTRVKAFGSPLSMFLQAVCGDSSASKRIPDFVFHLSPELQQRFIAALYEGDGSDSHPADELSHTTTSETLARQLSVLWNMQGVIASSETVENHHGYADEPATVYRTKVYGGDVNLSSVFSEKKRTGEQQYKRLPVSLLADLQVGPVTSQTVPDTIPGLLMGAGVGSSIEHAEVYQALIEKARSGEYVDKPRYVHNLKQKGLLDEEHNPTAQLEALWGTIQNLHGFTETDMCLLPVKSVEKTEPPAYVYDISVPGVSGHDENFVVANDGALSVKNSRGQQGIGISAAVLYSQLTSGKPAKITSRTKGSAEAKYFELIIDTDTNEPEIQTERTTTWDRPHGTRIELEMEANMRARANLHSYIKHTAVVNPHARIEMREPEESFKFERATDQLPAETEEIRPHPHGVELGTLLKMLDNTASHSVSGFLQEEFTRVGKKTTESILANFSDRHFGREMAWTPPQAHEQETLHTAIEEAVVNKGETPTDSFATEVTKRICAMDRVSYSNLVRVVGDVADETENTFDPTFGKTVRKNAVAAAWDVLTENRAADLYGLVDEATTSRKDDAVVQTLAERIAAKFEADDNERDRATLKTLKSYVDRAADMTKEREDATVGETARTNIVESLWRVMKPVQDDLPSVKEVAGNRDFASELLEGMREADIMSPPTTCLSPITDDLVLAGLKKEFEADFYSAATRDADVHGGDPFIVEAGIAYGGNLPAEGTVELLRFANRVPLVYQQGACTITEVTKSIGWRNYGLDQPGGSGLPKGPAVIMVHVASTNVPFTSESKDALANVPEIHDEIELAIREAARELKSYLKKRRSLQKRQRKQDVLASILPKMATKLSDVTGRPQLVIDDSMARIMNNVLVERSVEDGTVEVVVENHSNVNANLEITDIVNAEPTNVSKGATVIEMDGEWFVKWAPEVSAGDDAVLKYTVADEDASFDLNVTGVENERLTVNA, via the coding sequence ATGACCTCGTTCCAATCGACGCTCGGCGAGGGCGAGGGGATCGCAGAGGAGCTGGCCCAGAGTCAGCGCGAGATCTCCATCGCCGAGTTCTTCGAGAAGAACAAGCATATGCTCGGGTTCGACAGCGGTGCCCGCGGTCTGGTCACTGCTGTCAAGGAGGCTGTCGACAACGCCCTCGACGCCACCGAGGAGGCCGGAATCCTTCCCGACATCTACGTAGAGATTGCAGAAGTCGGCGACTACTATCGCCTCATCATCGAGGACAACGGGCCCGGCATCACGGGCGAGCAGATTCCGAAAGTGTTCGGGAAACTGCTCTATGGCTCTCGCTTCCACAAACGCGAGCAATCGCTGACACCGAGTCAACGAATCCTCGTCAACCGAGACGGGACTATCGAGTTCATCCCCATCGGAGTGCTATGTGATGCCTACCTCCCACAGGAAGGAGCAGAGACTGTCCCAGTCTCAGACGACATCACGGTGCCATCGTTCACTCGTGATGATCACACCCTGTCGTGGCAGCCGATAACCCATGTGATTCGACACGAAACTACCGAACAAACCTACAAAATCACGACCGAGAAGGGGCGGACTGTCGAGGTCACGGGGAACCACAGCGTGTTTAGTGTGACTAAGGACGGTAACACGAAGGAGGTGAAAGCCAGCGAACTTGACGCGAGCGACACCATTCTCGCTCCCCGAAAGCTCCCCCGGTTCGGCGAAACTGTCGAGGAAGTGAATCTCCTTGAACACATCACCCGAGAACAGCTCACGGGCCGGAATCTCTACGTCTATGGCTTCGACGAAGAGACCTTACAGGAGCTTCAGACTGGGGATACCGTTCGGCGCAAACCGTCCTCTGACAGTTCTCGAAAGCGGTACTACTACCAGTACAACGGCGTCGAAATTCTCAAAGACAGTCTGGACCAAAACTACATCAGAAAGGGCTATCTGCCAGCTGAAAAAGTGCTTGAGTTAGGGTGGGAACACCGAGCTAGCGACTGTGAACTCAAAACGTACAAAGTCGGTGGGAAAGAGACAACCATTCCGGTGACGATTTCTGTTGACGACGCGTTCGTTGAGTTACTCGCGTACTACATCTCCGAGGGACACGTCGGCCCACGGCAGGTCGGGTTCACGTTCGGTTCGCACGAATCGGAACTGATTCAGCGTACGGAACGAGCAGTTGCAGGACTCACTGGTTCTGCTACGACAGTCGAACGAGAACGAAATTCCACGCGCGTGAAGGCGTTTGGCTCCCCACTCTCGATGTTCTTGCAGGCTGTCTGTGGAGACTCCTCCGCAAGTAAGCGCATCCCTGATTTCGTTTTCCACCTGTCTCCAGAACTTCAACAGCGGTTCATCGCCGCGCTATACGAAGGAGATGGCTCTGACTCCCACCCGGCAGATGAACTCTCACACACGACGACGAGTGAGACACTTGCGCGCCAGCTCTCGGTCCTTTGGAACATGCAAGGGGTAATTGCGAGTTCTGAAACTGTCGAAAACCACCATGGGTACGCCGATGAACCGGCCACGGTGTATCGAACGAAAGTCTACGGAGGGGATGTGAATCTCTCTTCCGTGTTTTCGGAAAAGAAACGAACGGGCGAACAACAATACAAGCGGCTTCCTGTTTCGCTCTTAGCTGACCTTCAGGTCGGACCCGTCACTTCACAAACCGTTCCGGATACCATTCCTGGACTCCTGATGGGTGCAGGTGTGGGCTCAAGCATCGAACACGCAGAAGTGTATCAGGCACTCATCGAAAAGGCGCGTTCGGGCGAATATGTGGATAAGCCACGGTACGTCCACAATCTGAAACAAAAAGGACTGCTCGACGAGGAACATAACCCGACTGCACAGCTAGAAGCGCTCTGGGGGACGATTCAGAACCTCCACGGATTCACTGAGACAGATATGTGTCTGCTCCCGGTGAAATCGGTCGAAAAAACTGAGCCACCAGCGTATGTATACGATATCTCGGTCCCTGGAGTAAGTGGCCACGACGAGAACTTCGTCGTCGCAAACGATGGTGCATTGAGCGTGAAGAACAGTCGCGGGCAGCAGGGTATCGGTATCTCCGCGGCCGTCCTCTACTCGCAACTGACCTCCGGGAAACCCGCGAAAATCACGAGTCGGACGAAGGGGAGTGCCGAGGCGAAGTACTTCGAACTCATCATCGACACCGACACGAACGAACCGGAGATTCAGACCGAACGCACCACGACGTGGGACCGGCCACACGGGACGCGCATCGAACTCGAGATGGAGGCGAACATGCGAGCGCGGGCCAACCTCCACAGCTACATCAAGCACACGGCGGTCGTGAACCCCCACGCCCGCATCGAGATGCGCGAACCCGAGGAGTCGTTCAAGTTCGAACGTGCCACTGACCAGTTGCCCGCAGAGACCGAAGAGATTCGACCCCACCCACACGGCGTGGAACTCGGGACGCTGCTCAAGATGCTCGACAACACCGCTTCTCACTCCGTCTCCGGGTTCCTCCAGGAGGAGTTCACCCGTGTCGGGAAAAAGACCACAGAGAGCATTCTCGCGAATTTCAGCGACCGCCATTTCGGCCGCGAGATGGCGTGGACGCCGCCACAGGCCCACGAACAGGAAACTCTTCACACTGCCATCGAGGAGGCCGTCGTCAACAAAGGCGAAACACCGACCGACTCGTTCGCCACAGAGGTGACGAAGCGAATCTGCGCGATGGACCGCGTCTCCTACTCGAATCTCGTGCGAGTCGTCGGCGACGTGGCCGACGAGACGGAGAACACCTTCGACCCCACATTCGGCAAAACGGTTCGCAAGAACGCCGTCGCCGCGGCGTGGGACGTTCTCACCGAGAATCGCGCTGCAGACCTCTACGGCCTCGTCGACGAGGCGACGACCAGTCGCAAGGACGACGCCGTCGTGCAGACACTCGCAGAGCGCATCGCGGCCAAGTTCGAAGCCGACGACAACGAACGGGACCGCGCGACGTTGAAAACGCTCAAATCCTACGTCGACCGGGCGGCGGACATGACCAAAGAGCGCGAAGACGCGACCGTCGGCGAGACGGCCCGCACCAACATCGTCGAGTCACTCTGGCGGGTGATGAAGCCGGTTCAGGACGACTTACCGAGCGTCAAAGAAGTCGCCGGCAACCGCGATTTCGCCAGTGAACTGCTCGAAGGGATGCGCGAAGCAGACATCATGTCCCCACCGACGACGTGTCTCTCGCCCATCACCGACGATCTGGTGCTTGCCGGACTCAAAAAGGAGTTCGAGGCCGACTTCTACTCTGCGGCGACCCGTGACGCGGATGTCCACGGCGGCGACCCGTTCATCGTCGAGGCCGGTATCGCCTACGGCGGGAACCTGCCCGCCGAGGGAACCGTCGAACTGCTTCGGTTCGCCAACCGCGTCCCGCTGGTCTACCAGCAGGGAGCGTGTACGATTACGGAAGTGACGAAATCCATTGGCTGGCGCAACTACGGCTTGGACCAGCCGGGCGGCAGCGGCCTGCCGAAAGGCCCCGCCGTCATCATGGTGCACGTCGCCTCCACGAACGTGCCGTTCACGAGCGAGTCGAAGGACGCACTCGCGAACGTGCCCGAGATTCACGACGAAATCGAACTCGCCATCCGCGAGGCGGCCCGCGAACTCAAATCCTACCTCAAAAAGCGTCGGTCGCTCCAGAAGCGCCAGCGCAAGCAGGACGTTCTCGCCAGCATCCTCCCGAAGATGGCGACGAAACTCTCCGACGTGACGGGACGCCCGCAACTGGTCATCGACGATTCGATGGCCCGCATCATGAACAACGTCCTCGTCGAGCGGTCGGTCGAAGACGGGACGGTCGAAGTGGTCGTCGAGAACCACTCGAACGTGAACGCGAACCTGGAGATAACGGACATCGTGAACGCAGAACCCACGAACGTCTCGAAAGGCGCGACCGTCATCGAGATGGACGGCGAGTGGTTCGTAAAGTGGGCCCCGGAGGTGAGCGCCGGCGACGACGCCGTGCTCAAATACACGGTGGCCGACGAAGACGCATCGTTCGACCTCAACGTGACCGGGGTCGAGAATGAACGACTAACTGTAAACGCATGA
- the ligA gene encoding ATP-dependent DNA ligase LigA, which translates to MEFAAFAARAAAIEAEPADLAIVDLVTELFRDADTDLDTIARFVQGRVFPAHDSTTLDIGPRLLYEAIARAAGQNVSAGDVEDRLADLGEIGAVAASYNFGGQQGLAAFGTGGTQALTVAEVDEELRRVAAADGSGSQDRKLDILFGLFNRTDPEEARYLARLVLSEMRIGVGEGSVRDAIAQAFDLETEAVERALQVSNDYGLVAVTARDEGADGLAEMTLEIGRPVQAMLAQAGTVADALDSWDEAAVEVKFDGARVQIHSDGEDVSIFSRNMEDVTDPLPETVEFVREHLDAPAILDGEVVAIGDDGRPLPFQEVLKRFRRKHDVARAREEVELSLYAFDCLHADGDDLLESPLTERHSRLIDLLDEGVSELWVTGDADEIAEIEADALEDGHEGIMLKNPDSTYSPGRRGKNWLKRKPDVETLDLVVTGAEWGEGRRAKFLGTFLLSARTDDGFETIGKVATGITDEQLAELSELLEPLIETQQGQKVTLQPKVVFEVGYEEIQTSPTYSSGYALRFPRFLSVREDKTVNDADSLERVERLAGSQ; encoded by the coding sequence ATGGAGTTCGCCGCGTTCGCCGCCCGCGCCGCCGCCATCGAAGCCGAGCCCGCAGACCTGGCGATCGTTGACCTCGTCACCGAGTTGTTTCGCGACGCCGACACAGACCTCGACACCATCGCCCGGTTCGTCCAGGGGCGAGTGTTTCCGGCACACGACTCGACCACGCTGGACATCGGTCCACGCCTGCTTTACGAGGCAATCGCCCGTGCGGCGGGGCAGAACGTCTCCGCCGGGGACGTCGAAGACCGCCTCGCCGACCTCGGGGAAATCGGCGCGGTCGCCGCAAGCTACAATTTCGGCGGCCAGCAAGGCCTCGCCGCGTTCGGAACCGGCGGCACGCAAGCGCTCACCGTCGCCGAGGTGGACGAAGAACTCAGGCGGGTCGCCGCCGCGGACGGGTCGGGCAGCCAGGACCGAAAACTGGACATCCTCTTTGGTCTATTCAATCGAACCGACCCGGAAGAAGCGCGCTACCTCGCCCGTCTCGTCCTCTCGGAGATGCGCATTGGCGTCGGCGAGGGGTCAGTCAGGGACGCCATCGCCCAGGCGTTCGACTTGGAAACCGAAGCCGTCGAACGCGCCCTGCAAGTTTCGAACGATTACGGACTGGTCGCCGTCACTGCCCGCGACGAGGGCGCGGACGGACTCGCAGAGATGACCCTCGAAATCGGGCGGCCCGTACAGGCGATGCTCGCGCAGGCCGGAACCGTCGCAGACGCCCTCGACTCGTGGGACGAAGCCGCAGTCGAGGTCAAATTCGACGGGGCGCGCGTCCAGATTCACTCAGACGGCGAGGACGTCAGCATCTTCTCGCGAAACATGGAGGACGTGACCGACCCGCTCCCCGAAACTGTCGAGTTCGTCCGCGAGCACCTCGACGCCCCCGCCATCCTCGACGGCGAAGTCGTGGCGATTGGCGACGACGGCCGGCCGCTTCCCTTCCAGGAAGTCCTCAAACGCTTCCGACGCAAGCACGACGTGGCCCGCGCCCGGGAAGAAGTCGAACTTTCGCTCTACGCCTTCGATTGCCTCCACGCAGACGGTGATGACCTACTGGAATCGCCACTCACCGAACGCCACTCGCGGCTCATCGACCTGCTCGACGAGGGCGTCTCGGAACTGTGGGTCACCGGCGACGCAGACGAAATCGCAGAAATCGAAGCAGATGCGCTCGAAGACGGCCACGAAGGAATCATGCTCAAGAACCCTGATTCGACGTACTCTCCCGGCCGTCGCGGGAAGAACTGGCTCAAGCGCAAGCCGGACGTTGAAACGCTCGACCTCGTGGTAACCGGCGCAGAGTGGGGCGAAGGTCGCCGGGCGAAGTTCCTCGGCACGTTTCTGCTCTCTGCCCGAACCGACGACGGGTTCGAGACCATTGGGAAGGTGGCAACTGGCATTACGGACGAGCAATTGGCCGAATTGAGCGAACTGCTCGAACCGCTAATCGAGACCCAGCAGGGCCAGAAGGTAACCCTCCAGCCGAAGGTCGTCTTCGAGGTGGGCTACGAGGAGATTCAGACCTCGCCGACCTATTCGTCCGGGTACGCGCTTAGATTCCCGCGATTCCTCTCCGTGCGGGAGGACAAGACGGTGAACGATGCGGATTCGTTGGAGCGCGTGGAGCGGCTTGCGGGATCTCAATAG
- the gyrB gene encoding DNA topoisomerase (ATP-hydrolyzing) subunit B, with product MSDEGEYGAGQIQVLEGLEAVQKRPAMYIGSTDARGLHHLVYEVVDNSIDEALAGYCDTIEVTIHEDNSVSVSDDGRGIPVDTHAEYDRPALEVIMTVLHAGGKFDNKSYQVSGGLHGVGVSVVNALSEALEVEVKRDGAVWSQRYERGAPVEELERVRDMEPDEETGTTIQFWPDSEIFETNEYNYSTLENRLRELAFLNSGVKITLVDQREDGRTETFMFEGGIREFVEYLNETKTNLHNDVIYYQDEQNGIHVEIAVQGTEELQESIHAFANNINTREGGTHLTGFKTALTRVVNDYATKNNLISDLDNNLKGSDIREGITAVISVKHPDPQFEGQTKTKLGNSEVRGIVESITHEKLSTFFEENPDTAQAIVMKAVEAAKARMAAKKAEELTRRKNALGSGSLPGKLADCQSRDPKKSELFVVEGDSAGGSAKQGRNPEFQAILPLRGKIINVEKHRLDRILENNEIRALITAIGTGIGDEFDLDKARYHKIIMMTDADVDGAHIRTLLLTFLYRHMKPLIEAGYVYAAQPPLYRIRYKGNTYDVMTEEERERVVEEKCDGKAENVQRFKGLGEMNPEQLWQTTMNPEHRILKRITIEDAAAADRMFSVLMGDSVGPRKKFIQDHAKNAEWVDI from the coding sequence ATGTCCGATGAAGGCGAGTACGGCGCCGGCCAAATTCAGGTCCTCGAGGGCCTCGAAGCCGTTCAAAAACGGCCGGCGATGTACATCGGTTCGACAGATGCTCGTGGGTTACATCACCTGGTCTACGAAGTCGTCGACAACTCTATCGACGAAGCACTGGCCGGGTACTGTGACACCATCGAAGTAACCATCCACGAAGACAACTCCGTAAGCGTCTCTGACGACGGACGCGGTATCCCCGTCGATACGCATGCAGAGTACGACCGTCCAGCACTGGAAGTCATCATGACGGTGCTTCACGCTGGTGGCAAGTTCGACAACAAGTCCTACCAGGTGTCCGGCGGCCTGCACGGCGTCGGTGTGAGCGTGGTGAACGCGCTTTCAGAGGCGCTCGAAGTCGAAGTTAAACGCGACGGAGCGGTCTGGAGCCAGCGTTACGAGCGAGGTGCGCCCGTCGAGGAACTCGAACGCGTCCGCGACATGGAACCGGACGAGGAGACGGGGACCACCATCCAGTTCTGGCCGGACTCCGAGATTTTCGAGACGAACGAGTACAACTACTCGACGCTCGAAAATCGCCTCCGAGAACTCGCATTCCTGAACTCCGGCGTCAAAATCACGCTCGTCGACCAGCGCGAGGATGGACGTACGGAGACGTTCATGTTCGAGGGTGGCATCCGCGAATTCGTCGAGTACTTAAACGAGACGAAAACCAACCTCCACAACGACGTCATCTACTATCAGGACGAACAGAACGGCATTCACGTCGAGATTGCCGTTCAGGGTACAGAGGAACTCCAGGAGTCCATTCACGCGTTCGCCAACAACATCAACACGCGCGAGGGCGGAACCCACCTCACCGGGTTCAAGACGGCGCTCACGCGCGTCGTGAACGACTACGCGACCAAGAACAACCTCATCTCCGACCTCGATAACAATCTGAAGGGCAGCGACATCCGCGAGGGTATCACCGCCGTCATCAGCGTCAAACACCCCGACCCGCAGTTCGAGGGGCAAACGAAGACGAAACTCGGCAACAGTGAGGTCCGCGGTATCGTCGAGTCCATCACCCACGAGAAACTCTCGACGTTCTTCGAGGAAAATCCGGACACGGCACAGGCTATCGTGATGAAGGCCGTCGAAGCCGCGAAAGCCCGGATGGCCGCGAAGAAGGCAGAAGAGCTCACCCGCCGCAAGAACGCACTCGGCTCCGGGTCGCTGCCGGGCAAACTCGCCGACTGCCAATCGCGCGACCCGAAGAAGTCAGAACTGTTCGTGGTGGAGGGTGACTCCGCAGGTGGCTCGGCGAAGCAGGGCCGCAACCCAGAGTTCCAGGCCATCCTCCCGCTGCGCGGGAAGATTATCAACGTCGAGAAACACCGCCTCGACCGCATCTTAGAGAACAACGAGATTCGTGCGCTGATTACCGCCATCGGGACGGGCATCGGTGACGAGTTCGACCTCGACAAGGCTCGCTACCACAAAATCATCATGATGACCGACGCGGACGTGGACGGGGCGCACATTCGGACGCTCCTGCTCACGTTCCTCTACCGGCACATGAAGCCGCTCATCGAGGCGGGCTACGTCTACGCCGCACAACCACCGCTCTACCGCATCCGGTACAAGGGCAACACGTACGACGTGATGACCGAAGAAGAGCGCGAACGGGTCGTAGAAGAGAAGTGTGACGGGAAAGCCGAGAACGTCCAGCGGTTCAAGGGCCTCGGCGAGATGAACCCCGAACAACTCTGGCAGACGACGATGAACCCGGAGCATCGGATTCTCAAACGCATCACTATCGAAGACGCCGCCGCCGCAGACCGCATGTTCTCCGTCCTGATGGGCGACTCCGTCGGTCCGCGCAAGAAATTCATCCAGGACCATGCGAAGAACGCAGAATGGGTGGACATCTAA
- a CDS encoding DNA topoisomerase IV subunit A, producing MSPSKNDDVAREQLIDLAASFYDQFAGGDIPKMKIPTRTKSNIIYDEEMGVWVYGDRTSTRSANSVRGARKLLKAVYTIDFLAKQLEEDRSSTLRELYYLSESWNEEEAQFSNQDESNQLIEDLEIVSNVTREDFHMRPEESGATLMGPLFLREQTRRGERDIHCQEDVGEGGYQIPNNPDTIEFLDHDADFILCVETGGMRDRLVENGFDEKYNVIVVHLKGQPARATRRITKRLHNELDLPVVVFTDGDPWSYRIFGSVAYGSIKSAHLSKYLATPDAQFIGIQPEDIVKYDLPTDPLSDSDRNALESELDDPRFQSEYWTEQIELQLDIDKKAEQQALAARGLDFVTDTYLPERLEAMGII from the coding sequence ATGAGCCCGAGCAAAAACGACGACGTGGCCCGCGAGCAACTCATCGACCTCGCTGCATCGTTCTACGACCAGTTCGCCGGGGGCGACATCCCGAAGATGAAGATCCCGACGCGGACCAAGAGCAACATCATCTACGACGAGGAGATGGGCGTCTGGGTGTACGGCGACCGAACCAGCACCCGAAGCGCCAACAGCGTCCGCGGCGCGCGCAAACTCCTCAAGGCGGTCTACACCATCGACTTCCTCGCAAAACAGCTCGAAGAAGACCGTTCTTCGACCCTTCGTGAGTTGTACTACCTCTCTGAATCGTGGAACGAGGAGGAAGCCCAGTTCTCGAATCAGGACGAATCGAACCAACTCATTGAGGACTTAGAAATCGTCTCGAACGTCACCCGCGAGGACTTCCACATGCGCCCGGAAGAGTCGGGTGCGACCCTCATGGGACCGCTGTTCCTCCGCGAACAAACCCGCCGCGGCGAACGCGACATCCACTGTCAGGAGGACGTGGGCGAAGGTGGCTACCAGATTCCGAACAACCCGGACACCATCGAGTTCCTCGACCACGACGCCGACTTCATCCTCTGCGTGGAGACCGGTGGTATGCGCGACCGGCTCGTCGAGAACGGCTTCGACGAGAAGTACAACGTCATCGTCGTCCACCTGAAGGGCCAGCCCGCCCGGGCGACCCGGCGCATCACCAAACGCCTGCACAACGAACTGGACCTGCCCGTCGTGGTCTTCACAGACGGCGACCCGTGGTCGTACCGCATCTTTGGCTCCGTCGCGTACGGGTCCATCAAGAGCGCCCATCTCTCTAAGTATCTGGCAACGCCGGACGCACAGTTCATCGGCATCCAGCCAGAGGACATCGTGAAGTACGACCTGCCGACCGACCCGCTCAGCGACTCCGACCGCAACGCCCTCGAAAGCGAACTGGACGACCCGCGATTCCAGTCTGAGTACTGGACCGAGCAAATCGAACTCCAGCTCGATATCGACAAGAAGGCAGAACAGCAGGCACTCGCGGCCCGTGGTCTCGACTTCGTGACCGACACCTACCTGCCAGAACGCCTCGAAGCGATGGGCATCATCTAA
- a CDS encoding halocarboxylic acid dehydrogenase DehI family protein has translation MDTTAQVYEADATGWQRGLYQDIRTTFRAPLVNWIFRTTMANEPEFLRYAWGQVKPVFETEAFAEFTVAYRDTVLSEVESGHELPGYGPADVGLTPAEFRELQGQVATFDIVAPRLAILFELVDRGLNGGGVGTNSDKQEAACAPFPDALDRDRGLAPTMLPQGYVPNDAQSAIDGLTEFHGFSGGLPSIYRCLGQWPSYLDTVWRDLEPVFESAEFEAAVSSSERLKTEFVERVAYQPQLSASVLSDVGFSNATIEDVQDLFASFNTGPVRTVIPALPLYATTVNADGKRDRP, from the coding sequence ATGGACACCACTGCGCAGGTGTACGAGGCGGATGCGACGGGGTGGCAACGAGGGCTGTATCAAGACATCAGGACCACCTTCCGCGCGCCGCTCGTCAACTGGATTTTTCGGACGACGATGGCGAACGAACCCGAATTTTTACGGTACGCCTGGGGGCAGGTGAAGCCCGTTTTCGAGACGGAAGCGTTCGCCGAATTCACCGTCGCGTACCGAGACACCGTCCTCTCGGAAGTCGAATCTGGGCACGAACTCCCCGGGTACGGGCCGGCAGATGTGGGGCTTACGCCCGCCGAGTTTCGGGAGTTGCAGGGGCAGGTCGCAACGTTCGACATAGTCGCACCTCGCCTCGCCATCCTATTTGAACTCGTGGACCGGGGGCTAAACGGCGGTGGCGTGGGGACGAATTCCGACAAGCAGGAGGCGGCCTGTGCTCCGTTTCCCGACGCCCTCGACCGCGACAGGGGGCTGGCTCCGACGATGCTCCCCCAAGGATACGTCCCCAACGACGCCCAGTCGGCCATCGACGGCCTGACCGAGTTTCACGGCTTCAGCGGCGGTCTGCCGAGCATCTATCGGTGTCTCGGCCAGTGGCCGTCGTATCTGGATACGGTGTGGCGTGACCTCGAACCGGTGTTCGAGAGTGCCGAATTCGAGGCCGCTGTTTCTTCGAGCGAGCGACTGAAGACAGAATTCGTCGAGCGAGTGGCCTACCAACCTCAACTCAGCGCGTCGGTGTTGAGCGATGTGGGATTCTCGAACGCGACAATCGAGGACGTACAGGACCTCTTCGCGTCGTTCAACACCGGCCCGGTTCGGACGGTGATTCCGGCGTTGCCACTCTACGCGACGACGGTGAATGCGGACGGAAAACGCGACCGACCTTAG
- a CDS encoding MBL fold metallo-hydrolase, producing MTFRHDGLLVDWLGYATVRLEAQDGTVVYFDPGRYGVLDDYNARDGDVVCVTHNHHYDSDGIERVAKEDATVVIFENVNHRFIDRDVLDVNRLPYEVRKVDDEVDIAVGDVIIRSFAAYNEPDGPHTKSSGEPFHKEGTGVGYLVTLNGVNVFWPGDTDVLEGHEQLDVSLFMPPIGGSYTMDRHEAADLAEAMDPDLVCPIHYNTFEALEADGQAFAADVASRSVPVVLDER from the coding sequence ATGACCTTCCGCCACGATGGCCTACTCGTCGATTGGCTCGGCTACGCGACCGTCCGGCTCGAAGCTCAGGACGGCACCGTCGTCTACTTCGACCCCGGTCGCTACGGCGTGCTGGACGACTACAACGCCCGCGACGGCGACGTGGTTTGCGTCACCCACAACCACCACTACGATTCTGACGGCATCGAGCGCGTGGCGAAGGAGGACGCCACCGTCGTCATCTTCGAGAACGTGAACCACCGGTTCATCGACCGAGATGTGCTGGACGTAAATCGCCTGCCCTACGAGGTCCGGAAGGTGGACGACGAGGTCGACATCGCCGTCGGTGACGTCATCATCCGCTCGTTCGCCGCGTACAACGAACCGGACGGCCCGCACACGAAGTCGAGTGGCGAACCGTTCCACAAGGAGGGCACCGGCGTCGGCTACCTCGTCACCCTCAACGGCGTGAACGTGTTCTGGCCGGGCGACACGGACGTACTGGAGGGCCACGAGCAACTCGACGTGTCACTGTTCATGCCCCCAATTGGCGGGAGTTACACGATGGACCGCCACGAAGCCGCAGACCTCGCAGAAGCCATGGACCCGGACCTCGTCTGCCCGATTCACTACAACACCTTCGAGGCACTCGAGGCGGATGGGCAGGCCTTCGCCGCGGACGTTGCCTCCCGGAGCGTTCCGGTCGTGCTAGACGAACGCTGA